The Synechococcus sp. RS9909 genomic interval ACGCTTTCCCCAGCACCTACTACGGCTATTGAATTGGATTTAAAAAAGAACTAATCCTTGAAACAGCAGATGAGGCAAACGTTCAGCGCCAAGCGGTTGAGTCCATTGCGCTTCGCCCTGGCCTGTGGAACCGTGGGAAGCCGCTCAGAATGGTTTGCCCGGACGTTGACGCCATGAAATTGGTCTGTTCTCAGGCTGAACTCAACGCCGCTCTGCAGCTCGTCAGTCGGGCCGTTGCGTCCAGACCTACCCATCCGGTGCTGGCCAACGTGCTGCTGACTGCGGATGCCGGCACCGGGCGGCTCAGCCTCACCGGTTTTGACCTCAACCTCGGGATCCAGACGTCCCTGCCCGCATCGGTTGAGAGCAGCGGTGCCGTCACCTTGCCGGCGCGTCTGTTGGGGGAAATCGTGTCGCGTCTCTCGAGTGAGTCACCCGTGACCCTCGCGAGCGATGACGCCGGCGAACAGGTGGAGCTCACCAGCCTCAGTGGCTGCTACCAGATGCGGGGCATGCCCGCCGATGAGTTTCCCGAGCTGCCCCTGGTGGAAAACGGCACGGCCCTGAAGCTGGAGGCTGCTGCGTTGGCTCGCGCCTTGCGCGCCACCCTGTTCGCCAGCAGCGCTGATGAGGCCAAGCAACTCCTGACCGGGGTGCATCTGCGTTTTTCCGGTTCCCACCTGGAAGCAGCGTCCACGGATGGCCATCGCCTGGCGGTGCTCGCCGTGACCGATGCCCTCCGCGAAGCTCCGACGCTGGAGGGTGGGGAAGCCAACGACGGAGAAGCCGCCGATCTTTCCGTCACCCTGCCGGCTCGGTCGCTGCGGGAGGTGGAACGTCTTGTGACCAGCTGGAAAGGCGACGATCCAGTCACCTTGTTTTACGACCGTGGGCAGGTGGTGGTGCTCGCGGCCGATCAGATGGTGACCAGTCGCACCCTGGAGGGCACCTATCCCAACTACCGCCAGTTGATCCCCGACAGCTTCAGTCGGGTGTTTGAACTGGATCGCCGTGGTTTCGTCGCTGCCCTGGAGCGGGTGGCGGTGCTGGCGGATCAGCACAACAATGTGGTGCGGATCAGCAGCGAGCCTGAGTCGGGGCTGGTGCAGATCAGCGCTGATGCCCAGGATGTCGGCAGTGGTTCTGAGTCGTTGGCGTCTGATCTCAGCGGTGAGCCCGTGCAGATCGCTTTCAACGTGCGTTACGTGCTGGATGGCCTCAAGGCCATGGAAGCCGACCGGATCAAGCTGCGTTGCAATGCGCCCACCACGCCGGCCGTGCTCTCCGCCGCCGATGATGACTCCGGGTTCACGTATCTGGTGATGCCCGTTCAGATCCGCAGCTGAGGCCTTGTCCCGTCCTGATCAGATCCTTCTGAGCGATCTGTTGCGCCATCGCGTACGTTGCGACCAGGGGCTCGACCATGGTCCCGGCGTCATGGCCTGGATGCATCCGCCCGTGCATCGTCTGCTCGGTTGGGTCAGTCGTCCATCGGCGCTGCGCACCCGTCGTGCGGTCTGGCGTCTGGATCAGTGGCGCGGGCTCAGTGAGCAGGAGGTGTTCGTCAAGGGCCCACCGGCTGAGGCTGATCTCGTGACGCTGGAACGGCTTCCCACACTCCTGGAGGCCGATCTGCTCGATCGACAGGGTGAACGCCTGGGGAGCATCGCCGACCTGGCGGTGGTGCCGGCCACAGGCCAGATCCTCCACTATCTGGTGTCGCGCAGCGATCCGCGCCTACCCGGCAGCAGCCGTTGGCGACTCACACCCGACCGCATCGTCGATCAGTGCCCCGGCCAGGTGTCCACGGCGCTGAGGGAGCTGGATGAGCTGCCCCTGGCCCGCTCCAGTGTTCGACAGGATCTGCTGCGTCGTTCCCGCTCCTGGCGTGAGCAGCTGCAGCAGATCGGTGATAAGGCCGGAGAGCGACTGGAGGGTTGGCTGGAGGAGCCTCCCTGGGACGAACCTCACGATGAGAGGCCTGATCGCCCTTCCCGCTCCCCCCATTCTGATCGGGGTGATGACGATCCGGATCCCTGGATCTGAACCGCTGTCGGCAACACTGGAGACAGCTGATCAACCTCCAGTGGCCCAGTCCCCCGCTTCGGCGCCGTCGTTTGACGTGACGGCCGCTCTCCGCAAGGAGGGACTCACCGAGGAGGACTACCGCGAAATTCAGCGCCGTCTCGGTCGTGATCCCAACCGGGCGGAACTCGGCATGTTCGGGGTGATGTGGTCGGAACACTGCTGTTACCGCAACTCCAGGCCGCTCCTGCGAGGTTTTCCGACGGAGGGGCCCCGCATCCTGGTGGGACCGGGGGAGAACGCCGGGGTGGTGGATCTGGGCGACGGGCACCGTCTCGCGTTCAAGATCGAAAGTCACAACCATCCCTCGGCGGTGGAGCCCTTTCAGGGCGCGGCCACGGGGGTCGGTGGCATCCTGCGTGACATCTTCACCATGGGCGCCCGTCCGATCGCCCTGCTGAATGCCCTGCGTTTCGGCCCCATGGAGGAGCCCTCCAATCGGGGACTGCTGGAGGGGGTGGTGGCCGGCATTGCCCATTACGGCAACTGCGTTGGCGTGCCGACGGTGGGCGGTGAAGTCGCCTTTGATCCCTCCTACAGCGGCAACCCGCTGGTGAACGCCATGGCCCTGGGGCTGATGGAAACGGAGGAGATCGTCAAATCCGGAGCCTCCGGTGTCGGCAATCCCGTGGTGTACGTGGGCAGCACCACCGGTCGTGACGGCATGGGGGGTGCCAGCTTTGCCAGCGCTGAACTCAGTGGCTCCTCCCTCGATGACCGCCCGGCTGTGCAGGTGGGTGATCCCTTTCTGGAAAAGGGGTTGATCGAAGCCTGTCTGGAGGCCTTCCAGAGTGGTGATGTGATCGCCGCCCAGGACATGGGAGCGGCCGGTCTCACCTGCAGCTGTGCCGAAATGGCCGCCAAGGGGCATGTGGGCGTGGAGCTCGATCTGGATCGGGTGCCCGCACGGGAAGAGGGCATGACCGCCTACGAATTTCTTCTCTCCGAGTCGCAGGAGCGCATGCTCTTCGTGGTGCGTGCCGGTCGCGAGCAGCCGCTGATGGAGCGTTTCCGCCGCTGGGGGCTGCAGGCGGCCGTGGTGGGACAGGTGTTGGCGGAGCCCGTGGTGCGGGTGTTGCAGCACGGAGCGGTGGCCGCTGAAATTCCCGCCCGCGCCCTGGCGGAAGACACGCCGATCAATTCCCACAGCCTCTTGGCCGATCCCCCCCTCGACATCCAGCAGCATTGGCAATGGCAAGACTCCGAGCTTCCCGGTGCCGCGTTGGAGCACGACTGGGGTGCCGATCTGCTCGCCCTGCTCGATGATCCGACCATCGCCAGCAAGCGCTGGGTGTATCGCCAGTACGACCAGCAGGTGCTGGCCAACACCGTGATTCAGGCCGGAGGCGCTGACGCCGCGGTCGTGCGACTCCGGCCTCAGCAGGGGGACGGGTCCCTGCAGGGAACTGAGCGCGCTGTGGCGGCCACGGTGGATTGCCCGAATCGCTGGGTGGCGCTGGATCCCGAGCGTGGTGCGATGGCGGCGGTGGCGGAAGCGGCCCGCAACCTGAGTTGCGTCGGTGCCGATCCGCTCGCGGTGACCGACAACCTGAACTTTCCCTCACCCGACACCGATCGCGGCTACTGGCAACTGGCCATGGCCTGCCGTGGTCTGGCTGAGGCCTGCCGCCGACTGAACACCCCCGTGACCGGTGGCAATGTCTCCCTCTACAACGAGACCCGCAGTGATGATGGCGCGTCCGTGCCGATCCATCCCACGCCCGTGGTGGGCATGGTCGGGGTGGTGGAGTCCATCGCCAAGGTGATCGGTCTGGGGTGGCGGCAGCCGGCGGATCCAGTGGTGCTGCTGGGGGTGCCGATCGATGGGCAGGCCGATGATCGGCTCGGGCTGGCAGGCAGTGCGTATCAGGGGGTGATCCATGGTGCCCTCACCGGCCGCCCGCCTCGTCCGGATCTGGATCTCGAGGTGAGAGTGCAGGCCCTGGTGCGGGCGGCGATTGGCCAAGGCCTGTTGGCGTCCGCCCACGATTGCAGCGACGGTGGCCTGGCGGTGGCGTTGGCGGAGAGTTGCCTGGCGGTGGGCCTGGGTGCCGCGATTGACCTGGGCAGCAGCGGGTCCCGTCCGGAGCAGCTGTTGTTTGCGGAGGGTGGCGCCAGGATCATCGTGTCGGTGAAGGCGGAAGCCCTTGAGGCCTGGCAGGCGCTGTTGGCTGGAGCGCTCGGTTGTGACGTTCCGGCCACGCCCCTCGGCTTCGTCACGGATCAGGGGCGGTTGACGATGCGCTCGGGAGATCAGGCCCTGCTGGATCTCGATGTCGCCGCGATGCGCCTGGCTCACGACCAGGCACTGCCCCGACGCATGGCGGCATGATGCAAAATTGTGACCACATCATGACGTCGAGGCGCTCTGTGCATCAGTCCGAGACGGAGCGCCCCGACCGGATGGAGGAAGCGTGCGGCGTGTACGCCGTGCTCGCCGCAGAGCAGCCGGTGGCGAACCTCACTTATTTCGGCCTGTATTCCCTGCAGCATCGCGGCCAGGAGTCGGCGGGAATCGCCGTTTTCAACCAGGGCAAGGTGCGCCTGCACAAAGACATGGGCCTGGTCAGCCAGGTGTTTGATCAGGACGTCCTGGCCCGCATGCCCGGTCATCTGGCCGTGGGCCACAACCGCTATTCCACGACCGGCAGCAGCAGGGTCTGCAATGCCCAGCCGGTGGTGCTGATGACGCGCCTCGGCCCTTTCGCCTTGGCTCACAACGGCAATCTCGTCAACGCAGCGGAACTGAGGCAGCGTGTTGATGATGGCCAGGCCGAATTCACCTCCACCACCGATTCGGAATTGATCGCGCTGGCGATTCAGCAGGCGGTGGAGCGCGGCCTCGATTGGCAGCCGGCGATCACGGAAGCCGTGGCCTTGTGTCGTGGTGCTTTCAGTCTGGTGATCGGCACCAATGACGCCCTCTATGCCCTTCGCGACGGCTATGGCATCAGACCGCTGGTGTATGGCCGCCTTGGCGATGCCAGCGAAGGGCACTGGGTGGTGAGCAGTGAAACCTGTGGGCTCGACATCATCGGCGCCAGTTATGAGGCGGATGTGCAACCCGGCGAAATCGTGCGCTTTCATTGCGGTGAACCGGAGCCATCGATTCAGCGGTGGGTGGAACCTTCCACCAGGATGTGCGTGTTCGAAATGATCTATTTCGCCCGGCCAGACAGCCGCTTCTTCGGAGAATCGCTCTACAGCTACCGGCAACGCATCGGTCAGATCCTGGCGAAGGAATCGGCGGTGGAAGCCGATCTGGTGATCGGTGTGCCTG includes:
- the dnaN gene encoding DNA polymerase III subunit beta, coding for MKLVCSQAELNAALQLVSRAVASRPTHPVLANVLLTADAGTGRLSLTGFDLNLGIQTSLPASVESSGAVTLPARLLGEIVSRLSSESPVTLASDDAGEQVELTSLSGCYQMRGMPADEFPELPLVENGTALKLEAAALARALRATLFASSADEAKQLLTGVHLRFSGSHLEAASTDGHRLAVLAVTDALREAPTLEGGEANDGEAADLSVTLPARSLREVERLVTSWKGDDPVTLFYDRGQVVVLAADQMVTSRTLEGTYPNYRQLIPDSFSRVFELDRRGFVAALERVAVLADQHNNVVRISSEPESGLVQISADAQDVGSGSESLASDLSGEPVQIAFNVRYVLDGLKAMEADRIKLRCNAPTTPAVLSAADDDSGFTYLVMPVQIRS
- the purL gene encoding phosphoribosylformylglycinamidine synthase subunit PurL, giving the protein MSATLETADQPPVAQSPASAPSFDVTAALRKEGLTEEDYREIQRRLGRDPNRAELGMFGVMWSEHCCYRNSRPLLRGFPTEGPRILVGPGENAGVVDLGDGHRLAFKIESHNHPSAVEPFQGAATGVGGILRDIFTMGARPIALLNALRFGPMEEPSNRGLLEGVVAGIAHYGNCVGVPTVGGEVAFDPSYSGNPLVNAMALGLMETEEIVKSGASGVGNPVVYVGSTTGRDGMGGASFASAELSGSSLDDRPAVQVGDPFLEKGLIEACLEAFQSGDVIAAQDMGAAGLTCSCAEMAAKGHVGVELDLDRVPAREEGMTAYEFLLSESQERMLFVVRAGREQPLMERFRRWGLQAAVVGQVLAEPVVRVLQHGAVAAEIPARALAEDTPINSHSLLADPPLDIQQHWQWQDSELPGAALEHDWGADLLALLDDPTIASKRWVYRQYDQQVLANTVIQAGGADAAVVRLRPQQGDGSLQGTERAVAATVDCPNRWVALDPERGAMAAVAEAARNLSCVGADPLAVTDNLNFPSPDTDRGYWQLAMACRGLAEACRRLNTPVTGGNVSLYNETRSDDGASVPIHPTPVVGMVGVVESIAKVIGLGWRQPADPVVLLGVPIDGQADDRLGLAGSAYQGVIHGALTGRPPRPDLDLEVRVQALVRAAIGQGLLASAHDCSDGGLAVALAESCLAVGLGAAIDLGSSGSRPEQLLFAEGGARIIVSVKAEALEAWQALLAGALGCDVPATPLGFVTDQGRLTMRSGDQALLDLDVAAMRLAHDQALPRRMAA
- the purF gene encoding amidophosphoribosyltransferase, translating into MTSRRSVHQSETERPDRMEEACGVYAVLAAEQPVANLTYFGLYSLQHRGQESAGIAVFNQGKVRLHKDMGLVSQVFDQDVLARMPGHLAVGHNRYSTTGSSRVCNAQPVVLMTRLGPFALAHNGNLVNAAELRQRVDDGQAEFTSTTDSELIALAIQQAVERGLDWQPAITEAVALCRGAFSLVIGTNDALYALRDGYGIRPLVYGRLGDASEGHWVVSSETCGLDIIGASYEADVQPGEIVRFHCGEPEPSIQRWVEPSTRMCVFEMIYFARPDSRFFGESLYSYRQRIGQILAKESAVEADLVIGVPDSGIPAAIGYAQASGLAFADGLIKNRYVGRTFIQPTQAMREAGIRVKLNPLPDVLAGQRVVVIDDSIVRGTTSRKLVQALRDAGATEVHMRISSPPVTHPCFYGIDTDTQDQLIAARLTLAEIQEHLKVDSLAYLSKEGMVEAARASSSQFCTACFDGAYPVPMDEAMRSSKLMLEPAGVAASLR